Proteins from a single region of Oryza brachyantha chromosome 6, ObraRS2, whole genome shotgun sequence:
- the LOC102699319 gene encoding uncharacterized protein LOC102699319 isoform X1 — protein MDTNNTMVATTGEASKARSGGGGASAPSSHQTSKIAKAASSFQISMHSRAGDSKAVAIPPVPQTGHDYNRDRKAASAAEREEEEEVRKANEQKAKLQKDIEFGALVASLSVSVGMTGFFLSPLVKGRKALYLDIAMFLALSSFVCGSSFMLLSMQLPGAMERQISGLHRTLSRCLFYTCSVLPALTILYLLVVMPFIRPYIYIGLVVILAALLLPVAIMYMYYRPCPSSKTDKNTDMEMAAPAPEINEKTEMAEPTPEINAQKEMETGYKITSAITAMSFAGLVGVLFGVYKGGSGSGGAISGSVHVAVMSMFSTALLSMLLTMLLMKAMESEKPKLREFVARMIPYANAVLLLFLAVAALAASFGILKWYVLATLVPLALAATVQFVIQYCTDQKTLQVGDIEAQLKLMADMASKMTACSLGIVMALFGGFLGDDRKTDEKKVALKICMFLPTSAFASGLGLINHTLLQALAARGSSKAARTVLPWSAIGLLSAAAFAIYVVEVVKS, from the exons ATGGATACGAATAATACCATGGTGGCCACGACCGGCGAGGCAAGCAAAGCAcggagcggaggcggaggagcaaGCGCCCCATCCTCGCATCAGACTAGCAAAATTGCTAAAGCAG CATCAAGCTTCCAGATTTCGATGCACTCCCGCGCCGGCGACTCGAAGGCCGTCGCTATCCCGCCGGTGCCACAAACTGGTCATGACTACAACCGG GATCGGAAAGCCGCTTCTGCAGctgagagggaggaggaggaagaagtcCGCAAAGCTAACGAACAGAAGGCCAAGCTCCAGAAGGACATCGAGTTCGGCGCGCTGGTTGCCAGCTTATCCGTCTCTGTGGGGATGACCGGCTTCTTCCTCAGCCCGCTTGTGAAGGGGCGGAAAGCCTTGTACCTCGACATCGCGATGTTTCTTGCCCTCTCGTCTTTCGTCTGTGGCTCTTCCTTTATGCTCCTGAGCATGCAGCTTCCGGGTGCCATGGAGCGCCAAATCTCCGGGCTCCACCGCACCCTGTCCAGATGCCTCTTCTACACCTGCAGCGTCCTACCGGCTCTAACAATACTCTATCTGCTGGTAGTTATGCCGTTCATCAGGCCTTACATCTACATCGGcctcgtcgtcatcctcgcAGCGCTACTGTTGCCGGTTGCTATTATGTACATGTACTATCGCCCGTGCCCGAGCAGCAAGACCGACAAAAACACGGATATGGAGATGGCAGCACCGGCGCCTGAGATCAACGAGAAGACGGAGATGGCAGAACCGACGCCTGAGATCAACGCGCAGAAGGAGATGGAAACCGGCTATAAGATCACCTCGGCCATCACCGCCATGTCGTTCGCTGGCCTGGTCGGTGTTCTCTTCGGAGTGTACAAGGGAGGCagcggaagcggcggcgccatctcCGGCTCCGTGCACGTCGCCGTCATGTCCATGTTCAGCACAGCACTGCTAAGCATGCTCCTGACGATGCTGTTGATGAAGGCAATGGAGAGCGAGAAACCAAAGCTCAGGGAGTTCGTCGCCAGAATGATCCCGTATGCCAATGCCGTCCTCCTTTTGTTTCTTGCGGTCGCCGCTCTCGCCGCGTCTTTCGGAATCCTCAAGTGGTACGTGCTAGCCACGTTGGTGCCCCTCGCCTTGGCTGCTACCGTTCAATTCGTCATCCAGTACTGCACAGACCAGAAAACCTTgcaagtcggcgacatcgAGGCACAGCTCAAGTTGATGGCAGACATGGCGAGCAAGATGACGGCGTGCTCTCTGGGGATAGTCATGGCTCTATTCGGTGGCTTTCTTGGGGACGACCGTAAAACTGATGAGAAAAAGGTGGCCCTTAAGATCTGCATGTTCTTACCTACCTCGGCGTTTGCTTCAGGCTTGGGGCTCATAAACCACACTCTGCTTCAGGCTTTAGCTGCAAGAGGTAGCTCCAAAGCGGCCAGGACCGTACTGCCTTGGTCAGCCATAGGGTTGCTTTCTGCAGCCGCGTTTGCTATCTATGTCGTGGAGGTTGTGAAATCATAG
- the LOC102699319 gene encoding uncharacterized protein LOC102699319 isoform X2 — protein MHSRAGDSKAVAIPPVPQTGHDYNRDRKAASAAEREEEEEVRKANEQKAKLQKDIEFGALVASLSVSVGMTGFFLSPLVKGRKALYLDIAMFLALSSFVCGSSFMLLSMQLPGAMERQISGLHRTLSRCLFYTCSVLPALTILYLLVVMPFIRPYIYIGLVVILAALLLPVAIMYMYYRPCPSSKTDKNTDMEMAAPAPEINEKTEMAEPTPEINAQKEMETGYKITSAITAMSFAGLVGVLFGVYKGGSGSGGAISGSVHVAVMSMFSTALLSMLLTMLLMKAMESEKPKLREFVARMIPYANAVLLLFLAVAALAASFGILKWYVLATLVPLALAATVQFVIQYCTDQKTLQVGDIEAQLKLMADMASKMTACSLGIVMALFGGFLGDDRKTDEKKVALKICMFLPTSAFASGLGLINHTLLQALAARGSSKAARTVLPWSAIGLLSAAAFAIYVVEVVKS, from the exons ATGCACTCCCGCGCCGGCGACTCGAAGGCCGTCGCTATCCCGCCGGTGCCACAAACTGGTCATGACTACAACCGG GATCGGAAAGCCGCTTCTGCAGctgagagggaggaggaggaagaagtcCGCAAAGCTAACGAACAGAAGGCCAAGCTCCAGAAGGACATCGAGTTCGGCGCGCTGGTTGCCAGCTTATCCGTCTCTGTGGGGATGACCGGCTTCTTCCTCAGCCCGCTTGTGAAGGGGCGGAAAGCCTTGTACCTCGACATCGCGATGTTTCTTGCCCTCTCGTCTTTCGTCTGTGGCTCTTCCTTTATGCTCCTGAGCATGCAGCTTCCGGGTGCCATGGAGCGCCAAATCTCCGGGCTCCACCGCACCCTGTCCAGATGCCTCTTCTACACCTGCAGCGTCCTACCGGCTCTAACAATACTCTATCTGCTGGTAGTTATGCCGTTCATCAGGCCTTACATCTACATCGGcctcgtcgtcatcctcgcAGCGCTACTGTTGCCGGTTGCTATTATGTACATGTACTATCGCCCGTGCCCGAGCAGCAAGACCGACAAAAACACGGATATGGAGATGGCAGCACCGGCGCCTGAGATCAACGAGAAGACGGAGATGGCAGAACCGACGCCTGAGATCAACGCGCAGAAGGAGATGGAAACCGGCTATAAGATCACCTCGGCCATCACCGCCATGTCGTTCGCTGGCCTGGTCGGTGTTCTCTTCGGAGTGTACAAGGGAGGCagcggaagcggcggcgccatctcCGGCTCCGTGCACGTCGCCGTCATGTCCATGTTCAGCACAGCACTGCTAAGCATGCTCCTGACGATGCTGTTGATGAAGGCAATGGAGAGCGAGAAACCAAAGCTCAGGGAGTTCGTCGCCAGAATGATCCCGTATGCCAATGCCGTCCTCCTTTTGTTTCTTGCGGTCGCCGCTCTCGCCGCGTCTTTCGGAATCCTCAAGTGGTACGTGCTAGCCACGTTGGTGCCCCTCGCCTTGGCTGCTACCGTTCAATTCGTCATCCAGTACTGCACAGACCAGAAAACCTTgcaagtcggcgacatcgAGGCACAGCTCAAGTTGATGGCAGACATGGCGAGCAAGATGACGGCGTGCTCTCTGGGGATAGTCATGGCTCTATTCGGTGGCTTTCTTGGGGACGACCGTAAAACTGATGAGAAAAAGGTGGCCCTTAAGATCTGCATGTTCTTACCTACCTCGGCGTTTGCTTCAGGCTTGGGGCTCATAAACCACACTCTGCTTCAGGCTTTAGCTGCAAGAGGTAGCTCCAAAGCGGCCAGGACCGTACTGCCTTGGTCAGCCATAGGGTTGCTTTCTGCAGCCGCGTTTGCTATCTATGTCGTGGAGGTTGTGAAATCATAG